A genomic stretch from Lathyrus oleraceus cultivar Zhongwan6 chromosome 2, CAAS_Psat_ZW6_1.0, whole genome shotgun sequence includes:
- the LOC127122673 gene encoding uncharacterized protein LOC127122673: MVIKDYEIPGPDKGPELGSRWKLAFDGSSNYSGHRVVAVLMNPNGGFTPFTTRLCFDCTNNVAEYEACILGIEAAFDLRIKILEVHGDSTLVIYQVKGEWETRYAKLIPYRAHVVKMIKYFYNITFHYIPRVENQVADALATLASMYQVRFRNEAPLIRIERRDEPAYYQQIEEETDGKPWCHDIKRYLISQEYPEDATLLDKKTLRRLSSKFFLSNDVMSEPILEELFL; the protein is encoded by the exons atggtgataaagGATTATGAGATCCCAGGCCCAGATAAAGGACCAGAACTAGGATCTCGATGGAAGCTCGCAtttgatggttcctccaattacagtGGTCATCGTGTGGTAGCtgttttgatgaatccaaatggtggcTTTACCCCTTTCACAACAAGGTTATGctttgattgtacgaataatgtcgcagagtatgaagcttgtatccttggTATTGAAGCCGCATTTGATCTTcgaatcaagatccttgaggtgCATGGAGACTCAACCTTGGTGATCTatcaggtcaaaggagaatgggaaactcgtTATGCaaagttgatcccatatcgtgctCATGTtgtaaagatgataaaatactTTTACAATATCACTTTCCATTACATCCCAAGAGTAGAAAATCAAGTGGCTGACGCTTTGGCAACATTAgcatcaatgtaccaagtcagattccgTAATGAAGCTCCACTTATTCGAATCGAGCGAAGAGATGAGCCTGCTTACTATCAACAAATTGAGGAAGAAACTGATGGTAAACCATGGTGTCATGATATCAAGCGTTATCTTATAAGTCAAGAGTATCCAGAAGATGCTACATTGTTGGATAAGAAAACACTGAGGAGGTTATCAtccaaattctttttgagtaatgat gtcatgtctgaacctattCTTGAAGAACTTTTTCTTTGA